The following coding sequences are from one Cryptococcus deuterogattii R265 chromosome 1, complete sequence window:
- a CDS encoding SCY1 protein kinase — protein MFAAASILFSKTSYLSAYTLNSPTPSPSASATNLPSTSTPTPSSLISDYQKSFNVGLWKVTPAMHKTTGKEVSVWIFEKRVLEGIKGGVGFGGMGGKEWVVEQLRKEASSLSRLRHPDILHMVEPLEESRSELVFITERIISSLSSLAAAARSSTNYRPGRPPAADEIGMSGRGEGELDLDEVEIQKGSLQLARGLGFLHNQAKMVHLNLGLEAVVINAKGDWKLTGLSHTTSLTQPDGSATKYVYPEVDARLPPQVQWKLDYLAPEYALDSTLSTSNDLYSLGCILYAVHMGGKPPFSNRGSMQNLRDNAEGKLLRRAWASGPRWERCSSELKDLLPRLLTRHPSTRISLLSLPSHPFFSSLAISTLNFLDPTTFASKPREEKATFLRGLIRVVPTFSERLRKGKVLPSLLEEMKDPYLLPFILPNVFEISKGLSKDEFSKVLNKLRPLFTLKDPPQNMLTLLEHLGLFEEKTTPQVFRENVMPLVYNSLESEHLPVQERVLKTIPHLCEILDYGTVQNVLLVKVAIVFTRTRILSVKVQTLDCFKAMVGTLDKATLTSKLVPLLAKIKTKEPAVMMATLAVHEAMGAKVDREATATLVLPQLWSMSMGPLLNAEQFGKFMAVIKTLGARVEAEHTKHLRDVHLIEAQTASLAAANAAALNAGSFGRVAQSNGDGGGDVDFEALVRGNGSGMGSSGSVVPTVGVTGVTDPWDDEGWLNNTPSTAIANNNDSGLTSVFPSLSLGINNTGNSFPITTPASVSPRPLSANTTGASLKPSTSATTTTTSTKLKARLIPASSFNSAAFGSSTSSAGNVSTPLTSSGLPPLQPTTSSFAPLQPQVHPQPGRSTLYTSNVSSSGSGPNYNISLTPQSPAQTQSQHLSSPLSFMPSQMSQPTSFSQPVLAQALAPRQQHQQPQLQAPAAAPLAPQSVISPPPGWSTGVMQPTAAPKPVWGKSSGGTGALDWGDLDPLK, from the exons ATGTTCGCAGCAGCctcaatcctcttctcaaaaACATCATATCTATCAGCATATACACTCAACTCCCCAACCCCCTCTCCGTCCGCCTCAGCCACGAACctcccttccacttccacacccacaccttcctctttaATTTCCGACTATCAAAAATCGTTCAATGTCGGTCTCTGGAAAGTCACACCGGCAATGCACAAAACAACAGGCAAAGAAGTCTCTGTATGGATATTCGAGAAAAGGGTATTAGAAGGTATCAAGGGTGGAGTTGGGTTTggtgggatgggagggaaggagtgGGTTGTAGAGCAGCTCAGAAAGGAAGCTTCGTCACTCTCGCGACTTCGGCATCCCGATATCCTGCACATGGTCGAACCACTTGAAGAATCTCGCTCTGAACTAGTCTTCATCACTGAACGGATCATATCATCCCTCTCGtcccttgctgctgccgctcGTTCATCTACAAACTATCGGCCAGGTCGACCGCCCGCTGCTGATGAGATAGGCATgagtgggagaggagaaggagagttGGATCTGGATGAGGTGGAGATCCAAAAGGGGAGTTTACAGCTGGCTAGGGGTCTGGGATTTTTGCATAATCAGGCGAAGATGGTGCATTTGAATTTGGGACTAGAAGCCGTCGTCATCAATGCCAAA GGAGATTGGAAGCTGACTGGACTTTCACATACGACTTCTCTTACGCAGCCTGATGGCTCTGCAACCAAATACGTCTACCCCGAGGTCGATGCCAGATTACCACCGCAAGTCCAGTGGAAGCTCGATTACCTCG CTCCTGAATACGCTCTTGACTCAACCTTGTCTACATCAAACGATCTCTACTCCCTCGGCTGCATCCTCTACGCTGTCCACATGGGAGGTAAACCTCCATTCTCCAACCGCGGATCCATGCAGAATCTGAGGGACAACGCAGAAGGTAAACTTTTGAGACGCGCATGGGCAAGTGGACCCAGATGGGAGAGATGTAGCTCTGAGCTTAAAGATCTCTTACCCCGCCTTCTCACACGACACCCGTCAACAAGAAtttccctcctttctctcccttcccacccGTTCTTCTCGTCGCTTGCCATCTCCACACTCAATTTCCTCGATCCAACTACCTTTGCATCAAAGCCTCGTGAGGAAAAAGCTACTTTTCTGAGAGGCTTGATAAGGGTAGTGCCGACCTTTTCTGAACGTTTGCGGAAAGGTAAAGTGTTGCCTAGTCTATTGGAGGAG ATGAAAGACCCATATCTTCTGCCTTTTATTCTGCCAAACGTCTTTGAGATTTCGAAAGGGTTAAGCAAAGACGAGTTTTCAAAAGTCTTGAATAAGCTCCGACCTCTTTTCACGCTTAAAGATCCTCCACAGAACATGCTGA CCTTATTGGAGCACCTCGGCCTCtttgaagaaaagacaaCCCCTCAAGTATTCCGCGAAAATGTCATGCCTCTCGTCTACAATTCCCTCGAAAGCGAGCACCTCCCTGTACAAGAACGCGTCTTGAAAACCATCCCTCATCTCTGTGAAATTCTCGATTACGGCACCGTCCAAAACGTACTCCTTGTCAAAGTTGCGATTGTGTTTACACGAACGAGGATATTGAGTGTTAAAGTGCAGACACTGGATTGTTTTAAGGCAATGGTGGGCACGTTGGATAAAGCGACGTTGACAAGCAAGTTGGTGCCGCTTTTGGCAAAGATCAAGACAAAGGAACCCGCCGTCATG ATGGCCACGTTGGCGGTGCACGAAGCTATGGGCGCCAAGGTTGATCGAGAAGCGACTGCGACTCTTGTATTGCCTCAGCTTTGGTCCATGTCAATGGGTCCCT TACTAAATGCCGAGCAGTTTGGAAAATTTATGGC CGTAATCAAAACCCTAGGCGCTCGCGTCGAAGCAGAACACACTAAGCATCTCCGAGACGTACATCTTATTGAAGCGCAAACAGCCAGCTTGGCAGCTGCCAATGCTGCTGCCCTGAATGCTGGTTCCTTCGGTCGTGTTGCACAGAGTAACGGTGACGGTGGTGGGGACGTCGACTTTGAAGCACTTGTTAGAGGGAACGGCTCAGGAATGGGATCTTCTGGATCGGTAGTGCCTACTGTCGGGGTGACAGGCGTCACGGACCCgtgggatgatgaaggctGGTTGAACAATACCCCTTCAACCGCAATAGCGAATAATAATGATAGTGGTTTAACATCTGTTTTCCccagcttgagcttgggtATTAACAATACAGGCAACTCGTTCCCTATCACAACACCAGCTTCAGTATCGCCTAGGCCTTTATCGGCAAATACAACCGGTGCATCGCTCAAACCAAGCACATCCGCCACCACTACCACCACGTCGACCAAGTTGAAGGCCAGGCTCATCCCTGCCTCCTCATTCAATTCGGCGGCGTTTGGGTCGTCCACGTCATCTGCTGGTAATGTGTCGACACCCTTGACATCGTCGGGATTACCTCCTTTACAACCTACCACATCATCGTTCGCGCCCCTTCAGCCTCAGGTTCATCCTCAACCGGGTCGATCTACGTTGTACACTTCAAATGTTTCCTCATCGGGATCAGGCCCGAACTATAATATCTCCTTGACCCCGCAATCGCCTGCTCAGACCCAATCACAACATCTGTCCTCACCATTGTCATTCATGCCCTCTCAAATGTCACAACCTACTTCCTTCTCGCAACCAGTACTTGCGCAAGCTCTAGCTCCTCGacaacaacatcaacaaCCACAGCTGCAGGCTCCCGCAGCAGCGCCCCTCGCTCCACAGTCAGTCATTTCCCCTCCACCAGGCTGGTCTACGGGCGTTATGCAGCCCACCGCGGCGCCCAAACCTGTCTGGGGAAAGAGCTCGGGAGGAACAGGAGCACTGGACTGGGGCGACTTGGATCCATTGAAGTAA
- a CDS encoding peptide chain release factor 1, whose product MSSAEESDQAIEIWRYRKLLNMLANSRGAGTSCITLILPPRSQISQASNMLTTEYGTASNIKSRVNRLSVLSAITSTQQKLKLYNRVPDNGLCVFVGTVLNDEGKEKKISFALEPFKPINTSLYMCDSRFHVEALEELLENDSKWGFIVIDGNGSLFGTLSGNTREVIHKFTVDLPKKHGRGGQSALRFSRLREEARRNYVRKVAELAVQHFITADKVNVAGLVLAGSAELKTDLSGSDLFDPRLLAKVVKVVDVSYGGENGFNQAIELAADSLANVKFVQEKKLIQKYFDEIALDTGKYCFGISDTLKALEMGAVETLIVWENLEMTRNTLRNAAGEEIIVFSTPADKDREKFMDKSTGLEMEQAAEPQPVLEWFAEKYREFGATLEFVTNKSQEGSQFVKGFGGIGGLLRYKVDFNDLGDLEDDDDEFYGSDDDSDI is encoded by the exons aTGTCCAGCGCAGAAGAG TCTGATCAGGCTATCGAA ATATGGAGGTACCGCAAGCTGCTGAATATGCTTGCCAACTCCCGAGGTGCTGGTACCTCTTGTATCACCCttatccttcctcctcgatcACAAATTTCTCAGGCGTCTAATATGTTGACTACCGAATACGGTACCGCTTCTAACATCAAGTCTCGTGTTAACCG ACTTTCTGTCCTTTCCGCTATCACCTCTACTCAACAAAAATTGAAGCTTTACAACCGAGTCCCTGACAACGGTCTTTGTGTCTTTGTCGGTACCGTTTTGAACgatgaaggcaaggagaagaagatttccTTTGCGCTTGAACCTTTCAAGCCTATCAACACCTCTTTATACATGTGTGATAGCAGATTCCACGTTGAGGCGCTGGAGGAGCTCTTAGAGAATGACTCTAAGTGGGGTTTTATTGTCAT TGACGGTAACGGATCCCTCTTCGGTACTCTCTCTGGTAACACCCGTGAAGTCATCCACAAATTCACTGTCGACCTTCCCAAGAAACACGGCCGAGGTGGTCAATCCGCTCTTCGTTTCTCTCGTCtccgagaagaagctcgtcGAAACTATGTCCGAAAAGTCGCCGAACTTGCTGTTCAGCACTTCATTACCGCTGATAAGGTTAACGTCGCGGGTCTGGTCCTCGCTGGTAGCGCCGAGCTCAAGACCGATTTGAGTGGAAGTGACCTCTTTGACCCCCGATTGCTCGCCAAGGTCGTCAAGGTTGTCGATGTATCTTATGGTGGTGAAAATGGCTTTAACCAGGCTATTGAGCTTGCCGCCGATTCGCTTGCCAACGTCAAGTTTGtacaggagaagaagcttaTCCAAAAGTACTTTGATGAGATTGCACTGGACACTGGCAAGTACTGCTTTGGTATTAGTGATACACTTAAGGCGCTTGAGATGGGTGCCGTGGAGACTCTGATCGTGTGGGAGAACTTGGAAATGACCCGAAACACTTTGCGTAATGCCGCCGGTG AGGAAATTATCGTCTTCTCTACCCCCGCCGACAAGGACCGAGAGAAGTTTATGGACAAATCCACCGGTCTCGAGATGGAACAAGCCGCGGAACCGCAACCCGTGCTCGAATGGTTTGCCGAAAAGTACCGCGAATTTGGTGCCACCCTCGAATTCGTCACCAACAAGTCTCAGGAAGGCTCGCAATTTGTGAAAGGATTTGGTGGTATTGGCGGATTGTTGAGGTACAAGGTTGATTTCAATGATTTGGgtgatttggaagatgatgatgatgagtttTACGGGTCTGACGATGACAGTG ACATTTGA
- a CDS encoding nucleolar protein 15, which yields MAPKRSAPTSKSGAASKKSKPASKGAKPKSTESPLDTVMNVASSVLNTVSDAVDVAGDLVLDDGEPAAASEALEETVDVPALKKKGKAAKSKAGETAAQVADKVQESAKPVRGKAAKALKDAQEVDVKAVADKAAKAAKNTAAAVEKAAKDPENRKKAEDFMEQAESAVKKVADKVGEVLEDTLEQFGEASGITEVAENLTKKGKKQAAKKGKEVTEKAEEIKQTGKRKAQEVVKEAEPVAKKTRSKAKKALEPEPESEQEEDEGDEDVYIHGFSSSDGEADSSDDESDAEDLAVAEAARTVDMGSLPMVAKDDKSVQQRLKKASKKKSDKKGTLYLGRIPHGFYEDQMKEYFSQFGDVTRVRLARNRKTGASKHYAYIEMSSESVAEIVADTMNNYLLMGHLLKCHVIPSDKVHPQLWVGANKKFRKVPRARVEKMKHEKERTEEEKAKADQKLLKKERQRKKKLEAAGIDYEFDGHKQV from the exons ATGGCCCCTAAACGATCCGCTCCCACATCCAAGTCCGGCGCTGCCAGTAAGAAGTCCAAACCCGCCTCCAAAGGCGCTAAACCGAAGTCTACCGAGTCCCCCCTGGACACCGTTATGAACGTTGCTTCCTCTGTTCTCAACACTGTGTCTGACGCCGTTGACGTTGCTGGTGATCTCGTCCTCGATGATGGAGAGCCCGCTGCTGCTTCAgaggctttggaagaaACGGTCGATGTTCCcgctttgaagaagaagggcaaggctGCGAAGAGCAAGGCTGGAGAAACCGCTGCTCAGGTCGCGGACAAGGTGCAGGAGAGCGCAAAGCCCGTCAGGGGTAAAGCTGCCAAGGCTTTGAAGGATGCTCAGGAGGTGGATGTCAAGGCTGTCGCGGACAAGGCCGCCAAGGCGGCCAAGAACACTGCCGCTGCTGTTGAAAAAGCTGCCAAGGACCCGGagaacaggaagaaggccgaAGATTTTATGGAACAAGCTGAAAGCGCTGTGAAGAAGGTTGCGGACAAGGTTGGAGAAGTTTTGGAAGATACTCTTGAGCAGTTTGGCGAAGCGAGCGGTATCACCGAGGTGGCTGAAAACCTCAccaagaagggcaagaagcagGCCGcgaaaaagggcaaggaagtcactgagaaggctgaggaaATCAAGCAAACTGGCAAGCGTAAGGCCCAGGAAGTCGTCAAGGAGGCTGAGCCCGTTGCAAAAAAGACTCGATccaaggcgaagaaggcccTCGAGCCTGAGCCCGAGTCCgaacaggaagaggacgaaggggACGAGGACGTCTACATCCATggcttttcctcttctgatgGCGAAGCCGACTCTTCCGACGACGAATCTGATGCGGAGGACCTTGCGGTAGCCGAAGCTGCTAGAACCGTCGACATGGGATCTTTACCTATGGTCGCGAAGGATGATAAGTCTGTCCAGCAGAGGTTGAAAAAGGcttcaaagaagaag AGTGACAAGAAGGGCACTCTCTATCTCGGCAGGATACCTCATGGTTTCTACGAAGACCAAATGAAGGAGTACTTTTCTCAATTTGGCGATGTTACGCGAGTGCGATTGGCTCGTAACCGCAAG ACTGGTGCTTCAAAACACTACGCCTACATCGAGATGTCTTCTGAGTCTGTTGCTGAGATTGTTGCCGACACCATGAACAACTACCTCCTCATGGGCCACCTCCTCAAATGTCAC GTCATTCCCTCTGACAAAGTCCACCCCCAACTGTGGGTCGGCGCCAACAAAAAGTTTCGTAAAGTGCCGCGTGCTcgagtggagaagatgaagcatGAAAAAGAACGTactgaagaggaaaaagccAAGGCGGACCAGAaattgttgaagaaggagagacagaggaagaagaaattggAAGCCGCCGGCATCGATTACGAGTTTGATGGCCAT